In the genome of Coturnix japonica isolate 7356 chromosome Z, Coturnix japonica 2.1, whole genome shotgun sequence, one region contains:
- the RPS23 gene encoding 40S ribosomal protein S23 — MRPRPPRCPCVCRAFSFRRVAGSPRRVLISAARRRTAGGSLPFALGRRGSRMGKCRGLRTARKLRSHRRDQKWHDKQYKKAHLGTALKANPFGGASHAKGIVLEKVGVEAKQPNSAIRKCVRVQLIKNGKKITAFVPNDGCLNFIEENDEVLVAGFGRKGHAVGDIPGVRFKVVKVANVSLLALYKGKKERPRS; from the exons ATGAGGCCCCGCCCGCCGAGGTGTCCCTGCGTGTGCCGGGCGTTTTCATTCAGGCGCGTCGCGGGCAGCCCTCGGCGGGTCCTCATTTCCGCAGCTAGGCGGCGCACAGCGGGCGGGTCGCTTCCTTTTGCGCTCGGCCGCCGCGGCAGCAGGATGG GGAAGTGCCGTGGTCTCCGCACCGCCCGCAAGCTGCGCAGCCACCGCCGCGACCAGAAGTGGCACGACAAGCAGTACAAGAAGGCGCACCTGGGCACGGCGCTCAAGGCCAACCCGTTCGGAGGCGCGTCACACGCCAAGGGGATCGTCCTCGAGAAAGT GGGAGTAGAAGCTAAACAGCCCAACTCCGCTATCAGAAAGTGTGTGAGAGTCCAGCTCATcaaaaatggcaagaaaataactgcttttgttCCCAATGATGGTTGTCTGAACTTCATTGAG GAAAATGATGAAGTGCTGGTGGCTGGTTTTGGCCGGAAGGGTCACGCCGTTGGTGACATTCCTGGAGTCCGCTTCAAGGTTGTCAAAGTAGCCAATGTTTCTCTGCTGGCCTTGTACAAGGGCAAGAAAGAAAGACCAAGATCATAA